GGGGTGCGCCGGCTCGAAGCGGCGGATCGTCGAGAGCAGCCGCGAAAGGCGCGGGCCCAGGTCGTTCCATGAAGCCGAGCCACGCAGCGCATCGATCGAAGGATATGCCTTCAGAGCCTCGCCGAGCGCTCGGCACTCGGCGAGAAATTGGGGATCACGGTCCACGACGCCGGAGCATAGCAGGCTGCGTTGCGCGCTCCGCGGCGACCTCCTAGACTGTGTGACGCCGCTCCCCGGCCGCTTCGCTTTCCCCTCTCATGGCCCGAAGGAGTTGTTCTCTTGGCATCGCGTCCCCGCACGCTTCGTGAGCTGAAACAGGCCGGCTACCGCACCCGCTCCGTCAAGGACGAGATGCGCACCAACCTCGTTGCGCGCCTCCGTTCCGGCGAGCGTCTGTTCCCTGGGGTCGTCGGCTACGAACACACCGTCGAGCCGCAGATCGTGAACGCGATCCTGTCTCGCCACGACTTCATCCTGCTCGGCCTGCGCGGCCAGGCCAAGACCCGCATCCTGCGGGCGCTCGCCGGCTTCCTCGACGAGTGGACGCCGTACATCCAGGGCTGTCCGCTTCACAGCGACCCGCTCCAGCCGCTGACGCATCACGCCAGGGCCCTGGTCGAGACCCACGAGGACGACACGCCGATCGAGTGGATGCCGCGGGACGAGCGCTACCAGGAGAAGCTCGCCACTCCGGACGTGACGATCGCGGACCTGATCGGCGACATCGATCCGATCAAGGCGGCCACGCTCCGGCTCGACTATTCGGACGAGCGGGTGATCCACTACGGCATCATCCCGCGCACCAATCGCGGGATCTTCGCCATCAACGAGCTTCCCGACCTGCAGCCGCGCATCCAGGTGGGTCTCCTCAACATCCTCGAGGAGAAGGACTTCCAGATCCGCGGCTTCCCGGTCCGGATGCCGCTCGACATCGTGATGGTGTTCTCGGCCAACCCCGAGGACTACACCAATCGCGGCAACATCATCACGCCGCTTCGCGACCGCATCAATTCGCAGATCATGACCCACTACCCGCTGACGCGGGAGGACGGCATGTCGATCACCGCTCAGGAGTCGTGGGTCCAGCGCGACGCCGGCGTCGAGGTCGTCATTCCGGCCTTCATGCGCGAGCTGGTCGAGGAAGTGGCGATCCAGGCGCGCAAGAGCGAGTACGTCGACCAGAACTCCGGCGTCTCGGCGCGGCTGCCGATCGCGCTGATCGAGAACCTGGTCTCGAACGCCGAGCGGCGCGGCCTGCGCACCGGAGAGAAGCGTGTGCTGACGCGCGTGTGCGACCTCTCCAACGCGGTATCCGGCGTGAGCGGCAAGGTCGAGCTCGTGCTCGAGGGCGAGCAGGAAGGCGCCATGAACGTGGCGCGGGCGCTGCTCGGGCGGGGGGTGAAGTCGCTGTTCGCGCAGCGGCTCCCGGATGCCTACAAGCCGCGACGCACGCGCGGCGCCGCGGCCCAGCAAGCCGAAGCCGAGGCGCTTGCGACTTCGGAGTACCGGCCGATCCTCGACTGGTTCGCGGCCGGCAACCACCTCGAGCTCTCCGACGACATGCCGCATCCCGATTACGCGCGGCGCCTCGCTCAGGTCCGCGGACTCGAGAAGCTGGCGGCCAAGTACCTCGAGCCGGGTGACGCCGATGAAGCGGCGGTCGCCATGGAGCTGGTGCTGGAAGGACTGCACCAGAACTCCATGCTGTCCCGCGAGCGCACCGACGGCTCCGCGACGTCCTACAAGGACATGCTGAAGAGCATGCTGAGCGGCATCGGGGACGACTGATCCCGCAGGGGAAGGAACATGGATGGCGTGCCTTATTTGCTCATCCTGCCTCTGCTCGCCCCCTTGATCATGCGCGCGATCGCCGCGGCGCGGTCGCGAGAGGATGAGCACTCGCGCGAGCTCGAGTCCAGGCTCACCGAGGCCGAGGATCTGATCCTCGCCGGTCAGACCGACGAGGCGGCCAAGAAGCTGGTCGTCGCCGCTCCGCTCATCGACAAGATCCGCGACTCGGGCAAGACCGGCCAGTCCTCCCGCTTCTACATCGCCGAAGGCCTGATCGCGAAAGCCTTCGACGAGCGGCCGGCGGCGGAAGCGGCCCTCTCGAAAGCTCTGCTGTGCGTGGACGCGATCACCGACCCGCGGCTCGAGGCCAACCTTCGTGCCCGTGCGCAGGCGGAGCGCGTCTCCTTGGGCGAGAAACCGGACGACGTTCGGCAGCGCACCGAGCAGGCGCTCTCGCACGAGCCGAAGGCCGACGATCCCTGGACGCTGTCGATTCTGGCGTGGGTGGCGGCTCGAATGGGATCATTCGAGCAGGCCGCGGGGCAGTGGCAGAGTGCCCGCCACCACTGGGAAGAGGCGATGCGGATCGCCGAGCGCATCCCGACACCGGAGCCCTCCGGGCAGTCCGGATGGACGCGGGAGAAGGAAGTCGGTCTCTGGGCGGACGGCCGCGCCGCAGGCGCCCACGCCGCCATGGGCTTCGCGGACGCGCTCTTCGGCCTCCACGATCGGGAAGGGGCCGAACGCTGCCTGGTGCGCGCCGAGCAATTGCTGGAAGGCCCGGACCATGCGCTCACGCTCAGCGGCCGGGCGAGTGTCTTGTTCAGGCGCGCGAATGCCATGGGTGATTCACTGGCGACGGAGGCCGATCAGACCGCGCTCTACGAGCGCGCGGTCGTCCTCGGCGACGCGGCTCGGTGCCTCGAAGGCACGTGGATCGCCGGGAAGGCCGAATGCTGGCTGGGTCAGAGCAGCGTGCGATCGGGGGACCACGCGCGCGGCCTGCAACGCTTCGAAGCCGTGCTGGCTCGGGTCCAGGACATCGATCGCGACGTCTTCCGGTCCGCGACCATCGAGATGCTGATGTTGATTGCG
This sequence is a window from Candidatus Eisenbacteria bacterium. Protein-coding genes within it:
- a CDS encoding magnesium chelatase codes for the protein MASRPRTLRELKQAGYRTRSVKDEMRTNLVARLRSGERLFPGVVGYEHTVEPQIVNAILSRHDFILLGLRGQAKTRILRALAGFLDEWTPYIQGCPLHSDPLQPLTHHARALVETHEDDTPIEWMPRDERYQEKLATPDVTIADLIGDIDPIKAATLRLDYSDERVIHYGIIPRTNRGIFAINELPDLQPRIQVGLLNILEEKDFQIRGFPVRMPLDIVMVFSANPEDYTNRGNIITPLRDRINSQIMTHYPLTREDGMSITAQESWVQRDAGVEVVIPAFMRELVEEVAIQARKSEYVDQNSGVSARLPIALIENLVSNAERRGLRTGEKRVLTRVCDLSNAVSGVSGKVELVLEGEQEGAMNVARALLGRGVKSLFAQRLPDAYKPRRTRGAAAQQAEAEALATSEYRPILDWFAAGNHLELSDDMPHPDYARRLAQVRGLEKLAAKYLEPGDADEAAVAMELVLEGLHQNSMLSRERTDGSATSYKDMLKSMLSGIGDD